A window of Bradyrhizobium diazoefficiens genomic DNA:
GCCTGGTCAGGTCCTCGAACGATCCGGCCTCGTCGATCCTGGCCGAGGTCAGGACGCCGGCCACCGCCTGTCGCAGCGCGTCGCGGAATAGCGGATGGTCATCGGCGATGACGAGATGGGTCGAGGGAGCGTTCATCGTTCTCTTGCTGTCGTTCACGCCGGGCGGCGAGTCAACGCCGCAGCGCGTCAATTCTTCCCCCGAGCGGCCGTGGCATGCAAGTACACATTATCGCTTTGCAGCAAAGGGGTTAATCCGGACGCCCGTGACTGCGAGCCGGCGCCCGATACCGCAACCGTCAGGTGCACGTCAGTTTGCAAGGCCGAAAAGTCGTATTGGGGCGGGTTTCACGCCGACGTTAGTTTCAGCACAATGGCCGGTTCGGCGGCTTCCTGCCGGCGACGGTCTCCGCGATCGTGGCCGCCACCGGAAACATCTATTCCGGTCTGTGGTATCCTGTCGCCATCGCCGCCATGAGCCTGGTCGTCGGCCTCCTGTTCCTGCCGGAGACCGAGGACGTCGACATCAAGCAGATCTAGTCGAGATCGGCCGGAGCCAAGGCTCCGGTGCCAAGGCTCCGGCCCCAAGGAACGAACGGCCGCGGTTTTCCGCGGCCGTTCTGTTTAAGCGGCCGTTCTGTTTATGACGTCGCGCCCACGAATTGCAGCACCACCTCACGCCGGTGCGGGCGCTTGCGATGCTCGAGCAGATAGATCGCCTGCCAGGTGCCGAGTGCAAGCCTGCCGTTCAGGACCGGGACCTGGAGCGAGGTCTGCGTCAGCATGGTTTTGATATGGCCGGGCATGTCGTCGGGCCCTTCGGCATCATGCGTCCACCCGGCATTCTCCGGCGCGAGGCGGGACAGCGCCGTGGCGAGGTCGACGAGCACGGACGGGTCGGCGTTTTCCTGAATTGTCAGCGAGGCCGAGGTATGGCGGATGAACAGC
This region includes:
- a CDS encoding secondary thiamine-phosphate synthase enzyme YjbQ: MTAEKQLTRSAPSTVQATSISTALLTVPTPGRDFVDLTAEAAKFIKDVHARDGALTLFIRHTSASLTIQENADPSVLVDLATALSRLAPENAGWTHDAEGPDDMPGHIKTMLTQTSLQVPVLNGRLALGTWQAIYLLEHRKRPHRREVVLQFVGATS